A single genomic interval of Gammaproteobacteria bacterium harbors:
- a CDS encoding amidohydrolase: MQPSWIATVWAGVFAAAVHASDADLIITHARVLTQDTDNPRAEAVAIADGRLLAVGSLAQVLEFKGDRTLVEDVDGATLLPGIIDTHSHPVIGAAQLDDCSLGDEPLNIAAIAPLVHACMAADGPAGAEEWVVAINLNPAAFEADRVALDGIVAERPLALLGTDEHTAWVNTRGLELTGIDRNTPDPRGGRITRDAHGEPTGHLIDNAQQPLTALLPEDSLASKVEATARVFASMQAVGITAVMDAAVHPAELEVYAELARSKRLVPRVFAALAADVARGSASIAEMSAWREKYRGLPHLTLDTVKIFADGVIEYPTQSAALLEPYLDADGKPGANRGEVYVAPRAFAGFVSAAAAQDFNVHVHAIGDRAVRETLDAFAAARATAAGRGVRFSISHLQLIEPSDWPRFAALDVFASFQLLWAQPNPYSIEAVAPYIGAARMRYMYPARGVHDAGGVVVGGSDWNVSSFNPFEAIDIGHTRRNPEEPQRPPLVPEQALPVEVLLRAYTIDAARMFGIEDETGSLRVGKAADLVLVDRDPLAAGTVVRDTQVLGTMIDGVWVYRKKK, from the coding sequence ATGCAACCATCATGGATCGCGACGGTGTGGGCGGGCGTGTTCGCGGCAGCGGTGCACGCGAGTGACGCGGACCTGATCATCACCCATGCGCGCGTCCTGACCCAGGACACGGACAATCCCCGTGCCGAGGCCGTGGCAATCGCCGATGGGCGCCTGCTGGCGGTGGGTTCGCTCGCGCAGGTGCTGGAATTCAAGGGCGATCGCACGCTGGTCGAGGACGTGGACGGTGCGACGCTGCTGCCCGGCATCATCGATACCCATAGCCACCCGGTGATCGGTGCGGCGCAACTCGATGACTGCAGTCTCGGCGACGAGCCGCTGAACATTGCCGCGATCGCGCCGCTGGTGCATGCCTGCATGGCTGCGGACGGCCCCGCCGGTGCCGAGGAGTGGGTCGTGGCGATCAATCTCAATCCCGCCGCTTTCGAGGCCGATCGGGTGGCGCTCGATGGCATCGTCGCGGAGCGGCCGCTGGCGCTGCTCGGCACCGATGAACACACCGCGTGGGTGAATACTCGTGGCCTCGAACTCACCGGCATCGATCGCAACACGCCGGATCCCCGGGGGGGGCGCATCACCCGCGATGCACATGGCGAGCCCACCGGTCACCTGATCGACAACGCGCAGCAGCCGCTCACCGCTCTGCTGCCCGAGGATTCGCTGGCGAGCAAGGTCGAGGCCACCGCGCGGGTTTTCGCCTCGATGCAGGCGGTGGGAATCACCGCGGTGATGGACGCGGCGGTGCATCCCGCGGAACTCGAGGTCTATGCGGAGCTGGCACGCAGCAAGCGCCTGGTGCCACGCGTATTCGCGGCGCTGGCGGCGGACGTGGCGCGCGGCAGCGCGAGCATCGCGGAGATGAGTGCCTGGCGCGAGAAGTACCGCGGTCTGCCGCACCTCACGCTCGATACGGTGAAGATTTTTGCCGACGGGGTAATCGAGTACCCGACCCAGAGCGCGGCATTGCTCGAGCCCTATCTCGATGCCGACGGCAAGCCCGGCGCAAACCGCGGCGAAGTCTACGTCGCACCACGCGCATTCGCGGGTTTTGTCAGCGCGGCGGCGGCGCAGGACTTCAATGTGCATGTGCATGCGATCGGGGATCGCGCGGTGCGCGAGACGCTCGATGCGTTTGCCGCCGCTCGTGCCACCGCGGCGGGAAGAGGGGTGCGTTTCAGCATCAGCCATCTGCAGTTGATCGAACCCTCGGACTGGCCGCGCTTCGCCGCGCTCGATGTGTTCGCGTCGTTCCAGCTGCTGTGGGCGCAACCGAATCCCTACAGCATCGAGGCGGTGGCGCCGTATATAGGTGCCGCGCGGATGCGCTATATGTACCCGGCCCGTGGTGTGCACGATGCCGGTGGCGTGGTGGTGGGCGGCAGTGACTGGAACGTGAGTTCCTTCAACCCGTTCGAGGCGATCGACATCGGCCACACGCGGCGTAACCCGGAGGAACCGCAACGTCCGCCGCTGGTGCCGGAACAGGCCCTGCCGGTGGAGGTGTTGCTGCGCGCGTACACGATCGATGCGGCACGCATGTTCGGAATCGAGGATGAAACCGGATCGCTGCGCGTCGGCAAGGCCGCGGACCTGGTGCTGGTCGATCGCGATCCGCTGGCCGCCGGTACGGTCGTGCGCGATACGCAGGTGCTCGGCACCATGATCGATGGCGTGTGGGTTTACCGAAAAAAGAAGTAG
- a CDS encoding amidohydrolase family protein produces the protein MSRSLIVAALLCFLASPGFAQDGRKVVHAGRMIDVISGKTLADRAIWIDGERIERIDAWSTAAPGITVIDWSDYTVVPGLMDMHSHLVGDIQGADSMSLLASSGAQDVMLGVRHARATLRAGFTSVRDVGTYRAWVDVTLRDAIDEGIVPGPRMSVAGAYVTVSSGGGELVGAAPDVVIPADMRRGVANSADEVRQRVRELLHGGADFIKIIATGAVLTAGTTPGAPEYSEAEIRAAVEEAARYGTYVTAHAHGAEGIKLAVRAGVRSIEHGSLIDDEGIALMKRNGTWLVADVYNGDYIEEVGRRDGWSAEILRKNLETTEAQREGFRKAVKAGVNIAYGTDAGVYPHGLNARQFAYMVRFGMSPLQALRSATIDAARLMRHEENSGSIEAGKYADLVAVKGDVLADISLLEHVAAVIKGGQPLE, from the coding sequence ATGTCACGCTCGCTGATTGTTGCCGCACTGCTGTGTTTTCTCGCCTCCCCGGGCTTTGCCCAAGACGGGCGCAAGGTGGTGCATGCGGGTCGGATGATCGACGTGATCAGCGGCAAGACGCTCGCCGACCGTGCCATCTGGATCGATGGCGAACGGATCGAACGAATCGATGCCTGGAGCACGGCCGCGCCCGGCATCACGGTGATCGACTGGTCAGACTACACCGTGGTGCCGGGGCTGATGGATATGCACTCGCACCTGGTCGGCGATATCCAGGGTGCCGACAGCATGAGCCTGCTCGCCAGCAGCGGGGCTCAGGACGTGATGCTCGGTGTGCGCCATGCGCGCGCCACGCTGCGTGCCGGCTTCACCAGCGTGCGCGATGTCGGGACCTATCGCGCGTGGGTCGATGTGACGCTGCGCGATGCAATCGACGAGGGCATCGTGCCGGGGCCGCGGATGTCGGTGGCCGGTGCCTACGTGACGGTGAGCAGCGGTGGCGGCGAACTCGTTGGCGCCGCGCCCGATGTGGTGATTCCCGCGGACATGCGGCGCGGTGTTGCGAACTCCGCGGATGAAGTGCGCCAGCGGGTGCGCGAACTGCTGCACGGCGGCGCCGATTTCATCAAGATCATCGCCACCGGCGCGGTACTGACTGCCGGAACCACGCCGGGTGCGCCCGAGTACAGCGAAGCGGAAATCCGCGCGGCCGTCGAGGAAGCGGCCAGGTACGGTACCTACGTGACGGCCCACGCGCACGGTGCCGAGGGCATCAAGCTCGCAGTGCGCGCCGGGGTGCGTTCGATCGAGCACGGTTCGCTGATCGATGACGAAGGTATCGCACTGATGAAGCGCAACGGCACCTGGCTGGTCGCCGATGTGTACAACGGCGATTACATCGAGGAAGTCGGGCGCCGCGACGGCTGGAGCGCCGAGATCCTGCGCAAGAACCTCGAAACCACCGAGGCCCAGCGCGAGGGCTTTCGCAAGGCCGTCAAGGCCGGCGTGAACATCGCCTACGGCACCGACGCCGGGGTCTATCCGCACGGCCTCAACGCGCGCCAGTTCGCCTACATGGTGCGCTTTGGCATGAGCCCGCTGCAGGCACTGCGCTCGGCCACCATCGATGCGGCGCGGCTGATGCGACACGAGGAAAACAGCGGCAGCATCGAAGCCGGCAAGTACGCGGACCTGGTTGCCGTCAAGGGCGATGTGCTCGCCGACATCAGCCTGCTCGAACACGTCGCTGCCGTGATCAAGGGCGGGCAGCCGCTCGAATGA